GTCGGGCCAGCTCGGCATTCTGGATCCGGATGGCGGCGTCTGCCAGCGTGCGACCTTCCTGGTGGATCCGAACAACGTGATCCAGTTTGTGTACGTCACCGCCGGTTCGGTGGGCCGCAATCCGCAGGAAGTGCTGCGTGTTCTGGACGCTCTGCAGACCGACGAGCTCTGCCCCTGCAACTGGCAGAAGGGCGAAGAGACCCTGGCCGTCTAAACAGAGTTGAACCGAAGAGGTGGCCGCTGTTGGAGTGGCCGCCTTTTCTTGCGCCCGAATGGCGCAGTGAGAGGAGATTTCATGGCACTCGATGATTTGATCGGCAGCCTGCCCGCCTATGCGAAGGACCTGAAGCTGAACTTCAGCTCGCTGGTCCGGCAGAACACTGAGCTCAGCCCGCAGCAGCTTTGGGGAACCGTGGTGAGCACCGCGATCGCAACCCGTAATCCTGAGCTGACGGCGGCCACGATTGAAGAAGCAGCCAAGGTGTTGACCCCGGTCGCCCTGGACGCCGCCAAGGCAGCCGCGGCGATCATGGGCATGAACAACATCTACTACCGTTTTCATCACCTGACGGACAACGAGAAGTACGCGACACTGCCCGCGCGCCTGCGCATGAACGTGCTACGCACCCACAACGTCGACCACGTGGACTTTGAGCTGTGGTGCCTGGCTGTTTCCGCGGTGAACGCCTGCGGCAAGTGCGTGAGCTCGCACGAGAACGTGGTTCGCCAGAAGGGAATGACGGAAGAGGTGGTGAATGCCGCCATCCGCGTGACCTCAGTGATTCACGCCATCGGCGTAGTGCTGGATGGGGAGAAGGCGTCGCCTACGCCCGCGGCGTAGGCGAAGTTGAATGGTTGAAAAGTTGAATGGTTGAATAGTGAATCCGTGGTGAGGTGGATGATTAGCCTCATCACGGATTTCTTCTTTCACGTGATCGCGGAATTGTCTGGGTTAGGAACCATTCAACTATTCAACAATTCAACCATTCAACAAATCGTGCCACCTTAGTCCTAAGGTTTCTTCTCCGGCTTCCCACCCGGATTCCACGTGGGCTTCCAGTTGGTGTCGATGAGCCACTCTACAGGCGCTTCCATGGAGGCGATGGCGGTGGTCATGTGTTTGAAGTCGATGGTGGTGATCTCGTCGGTGACCTGGTGGTAGTCGGTGTGGAGGCCGTAGCTGGAGACAGTGTGGGCGATGATGCCTTCGAGGGCCAGGCCGTAGTTGTCGCTGCGCATGAAGAAGTTTTCCTTCGGATGCGGATCCTGCACGAGGTGGGCGCCGTGCTTGGCGAGCTCCGGCCCGAGGGTGCTGCGCTCAAAGCCGGTGAGCCAGAGGGTGCCTTCGGGGACGGCTGAGTCAGAACGGCCGATCATCTCGAATTCCAGGTTGGCAACGATGCTGGTGAGCGGAATGGGAGGATGGGCGAGGAAGGCCTGGGATCCCAGGCCGCCGAACTCCTCCGCACCAAAGAGGGCGAAGACAACGGTGCGCTTGGGCGGCTTGGCGTGGGCGAGATAGCGGGCGAGGTTGAGAACGGCAGTCGTGCCAGAGGCGTCGTCATCTGCTCCGTTGTAAATCGCGTCTCCATTCACGGGCTGTTTGGCAACGCCCAGGTGGTCGAGATGGGCGGTGAGCAGAATGACTTCAGACTTCAGCTTCGGATCGGTGCCGGGAAGGATGGCGACGGCGTTCCAGGTCTCGAAGCGGTCGGCGGGAGCATAGCGTTGTTCGATGCGTTGTTTGGCGCGCTCCGGGAGCTCGACCGGGGCTTTTTGAAGGTAGCTGCCATTGTTGCCGGGTTGCAGGCCGATCTCCTGGAAGACGGCTGCGGCGTACTGGGCTGCAATGTGTTCATCACGTGTGGCGGAACCGCGGCCCTGCAGTGCATCGGATGCGAGAAAATTCATGTCGGCGCGAACCTGCTGTTCCAGAACGGATTGCGGGCTTTGTGCGTCCAACAGGCAGGTCGTCAGGGTCAGCAGCGCGGCGGCGCCAAAGGTCATGCAAGAGCGTTTGAACATGGCCGGATTATAGGCAAAGGCACGGACCAGACCCAATTCCTGCGACAATGGTGAGCGTGTTGAGGCTGCGTCGTGCATTGCGCTTCTTTGTGGTTCTGCCAATCGTTCTACTGGCGGGTTGCGGTGACTTCTTTCCGCCGATCAATGGTGGCGGGAGCAGTTCGGGATCGGACATCGTGTACGTTGCGAATGCCAGTTCGACCTCGGTGACGGCCTATGCCATGTCGACAGGAGCGCTGGTAGCCGTAAGCGGATCGCCGTACACGCTGAGCTTTACGCCCACGGCGATTGCGGTGACTCCTGCGAATACCTTTGTGTATGTCGCGGGTAGCGGCGTGGTGTATGTGTATTCCATCGGTACCGGTGGTGTGCTGACGGCGGCGAACAACGGCGCGGCGGTGGCCAATGGCAATGTGGTGTCGATGGACATCTCGCCGGACGGGAAGTGGCTGTTTACGTTGGATGCCGACGGGACCACGATTGAGGAGTACTCCATCAACACATCGACCGGCATACTGACGGCTGCCAGCGGAGCGTTGTATACCTTCGGCGCGGGAACGACGCCAGTACCTAAAGCGATCAAGGTCGCTCCTAATGGCAACTACGTCATCGTGGCTCTGGGAACCGCGGGAGAGATCGTCTACGGCTTCAATACGTCGACAGGTGCGATGAGCGAGAGTCAGCGGCTGTCGGCTCCGGGGTCGACCAGCGATAACGCCATTGCGATGGACAAGAATACGGCGTATCTGTTCATCGCCCGCAGCGGGAACTCGGCGGGGCTGGGGGTCTATACCATCGGCACTGGCGGGGCGCTGACAATTGTGAGCGGATCGCCCTTTGCGACGAGTGGCCAGTCGACTTCGGTAGTGGTAGATAACACAGCAACGTACGTCTATGTGGGGAACCAGGGTGACGGTACGATCTCTGGTTTCACTATCGGTACCGGAGGCGCGCTGACAGCGCTCAGTGGATCGCCGTACTCGGCCGGCAAGACCATGACCGCGCTGGCAGCGGACTCCACGGGCAAGTACATTCTGGCGGCGGCCAATGGAGGCTCGCCAGATCTGGGGATGTACGCCTTCGACTCTTCGACAGCGGGACGGATTTATACGGTCAGCTCGACGACGACAGCGTACGGTCCGGTAGCCGTGGCAGTGACGCACTAACGTGGACGCACTAACGTGGACGCACTAACGTGACGCCCCAATCCCAATGGAAGCCTTACAGGTGACGCACTAGGTGCATGCCGCGAACCGTGATTCACGCAAGATCATCTGCAGATAGTATCCTCGGAGCTGTCCCGGCGTGATCTTCCCGTCATTCCAACGTAGATTGTTCGCGCTCGCCGCAGCCTTTGCGCTGCTGTCGGGCTGCAGCCGCCTGCGCCCTAAACCCAAGGACGAGTATGTCTATGTCACCGCCAAGGGAACGTATCTGCGCGACCGTTTGGCCGCCGTGTCAAATCGTACGGGAAATGTCGACAACGGGCAGAAGCTGAAGATACTCGAGCGCCAGCGGCACTACTTCCGCGTGGTGACCGATAAGGGCGAGACGGGCTGGATCAACGAGCGGGCGGTTGTGACGCAGGATATCGTCGATCAGTTTGAGGCATTGAAGAAGGAATATGCACGGCAGCCTGCGGTGGCCAGCGGTGTGGTGCGGGACGATGTGTACCTGCACCTGAAGCCGGGCCGCGATACAGACCGTTTCTACCGGCTGAATGAGGGAGAGAAGCTGGGGCTCATTGCCAGGGCTACGCTGCCCAAACCTGTGCCAGGTGGAGTTCCGCAGCAGCAGGCGAAGGAAGGTGAGCCGCCCGCGCCTCCTCCGATGGAGGACTGGTGGATGGTGCGCTCGGGAGACCGGTCGGGCTGGTTGCTCTCGCGCATGATGGACGTCGACGTGCCTGATTCGGTGGCGCGGTATGCCGAAGGGCAGCGCATTGTGGGCAACTATGTGCTGACGAAGGTCGAAGACGATGAGGTTGAAGGCACGGACAAGATGGTGCCCATCTTCGTCACACTCATGAATAGCTGGAAGGCCGGGCTGCCGTACGACTTCGACCAGGTGCGCGTCTTCACCTGGAACCGGGCCAAGCACCGGTATGAGACGGCGTTCCGCGATCGCAATATCCAGGGTTTCCTGCCGGTGGAGGTCAAGACCGATCCGGGGCAGCCGAATGCACCGCGGTCGAGCGCCAGCACGCTGCCGGCGCCGTCGTTTATTTATCGGGTCTTGGCTGCGGACAACGGGCCAGTGATCCCCGATCCTGTGACCGGAATCTCGAAGCCCTCAAAGCTGGTACAGAAGACCTACCGGCTTGAGGGAAATATCACGCGGCGGGTGCTGCGGCCGGGCGAGACTCCGCAGGCGGAGGCGAAGGCCAGCGAAGATGTGGCGACCAAGGCGGCCGCGAAGAAGCCTGCCAAAAAACGCAAGTAGTTGCGAGGCAAAGGTTTGTCTGGGGCCTCCGCGGCCCGACTTTACAGACGTTGCTCGGTTCAGGCATTCTCTCTCCACTGAGGCGTACTTAGAGCAATTCTCCTGATCTGTAGTTTTGGATAAATCTGCGAATGCCGTTTTCTTCGAAGGAAAACGGCGCAAACAGCCAAAACTCCGCTCTACACCTTTAGGAGATTTGCTCCACAGTACGGTCTCAGACGCAGAACTCATTCAGTACCTTGAGAGGAAGAAGCGACACATGAAGACCTGGACCCGTCCTGATTTCAAAGAAGTAAGCCTCGGCTGCGAGATCAACAGCTACTCCCCCGCCGAAATCTAACCCTTGTTTACATTGCAATTGCTGGGAACCGCCGCTGGCGGCGGTTTTCCGCAGTGGAACTGTGCCTGTGCTCTGTGCGATTTGAGCCGCAGAGATCCCGTGCGTTGCACGCCCCGGCTGCAGCTACAGGCCGTGGTGCGTTCGCATGGGCGGAATGTCCTGTTGAACGCAGGTCCAGACCTGCGCGTGCAGATTGAAGCAACACCCACGCTGCAGCCCAAGCCGGAGAATGGCCGGCGGAATACGCCGATTGGGGGCATCGTGCTGACCTCGGCGGATCTGGACCAGGTGCTGGGCCTCTTGCTGATGCGTGAGTTTCAGCCGCTGCGGGTCTATGCGACGCCACTGGTCCGGCGGGTGCTGGAAGCCAATAGTTTTTTCCGGATGCTGGAACGTGTGCCGCAACAGTTGACCTGGATCACGATGCTTCCCGATGAGCCGTTTGAGCTGCTGCCGGGAGTCACGTGTACGGCGATTCCGATGTCCGACGATCTGCCGTATTACGCGAAGAGTTTCGCTGCAGGTGCGGAGCCGGGGCAGGCAGTGGTTGGGCTAGTGCTGGCGAGTGAGGGGAAGAAGGTCGTGTATACGCCGGCGGTGGGACATATCTCGGAGGCCCTGTATAGCAAATACGCGGCGGCGGATGCGATCGCCACCGACGGTACTTTCTGGAGCGATGATGAGCTGCAACAGGCGCAGCCCGGGACGCCGCTGGCGCGTGAGATTGGTCATATCCCGATGAGCGGTGAGGATGGCATGATGGCACGGCTTGCGGAGCTCCGAGGACCGCGCAAGGTCTTCGTACACCTGAACAATACGAATCCCATTCTCGACCGTCAGAGTGATGAGCGTAAGGCCGTGCTCGCCGGGGGCTGGGAGATCGCGGAGGATGGATGGGAGCTGTAACGATGTTGACTGCGGACGAGCTGCGTGCGCGGCTGCAGGCGGTAGGAGAGGCGAAGTACCACCACCGGCATCCGTTTCATGAGCGGATGCACCGGGGCGAGCTTACACGCGGGCAACTGCAGGCGTGGGCGCTGAACCGGTACTACTACCAGAGCCGCATTCCCATCAAGGACGCGCTGGTGTTGGCTAAGAGCGACGATCCGGCCTTCCGCCGCGCTTGGCGGAAGCGCATTGTCGATCACGATGGTGACGAGAGCGGATACGGCGGTGTAGAGAAGTGGATTCAGTTGGCGGAGGCTGCCGGCGTTCCGCGTGAAGACACGATTGCCTACAAGGGCGTGCTGCCGGCGGTGATCTTCTCGGTGGATGCTTATCTCTCACTGGTGCGTGACAGTTCACTGCTGGTCGCTGTAGCGTCAAGTCTGACGGAGCTGTTCTCGCGGCAGTTGATCAGCCTGCGGATGGACCGGATGAAGCTTCACTATCCCTACCTGGAGCCGGGGCTGGCTTACTTTGTGGGCCGGTTGACGCAGGCCCCGGAAGACGCGGCGTTTGCTCTGGACTACGTGACGAAGCACGCCCGCAACCGCGAAGAGCAGGAGCAGGTGATCCGCGCGTTGGAGCGCAAGTGCGAGATCCTGTGGGCGCAGCTCGATGCGATCGAGCACGCATATGTTGTTCCCGGGCTACCGCCTCCGGGATGTTTTCTGCCGAAGGGGGAAGCATGAGCTCTGACTCCATGAGCCCCGACTCCATGAGCCCCGACTCCATGACACCCGATTCGATTCCGCAGATGACACCGGGATACCGGCTGCATCCGACGCAGGACGTGGTACTGATCCCCGAGGGCGTGCTGGAGCTGAGCGGTCCGTCGCGCGACATTTTGCTGGAGGTGGATGGCAGACGTACCGTGCGTGAGATCGTCCATAATCTGGCGGCGAAATATGAAGGAGCCGATGAGAACGAGATGCTCGACGATGTAGTAGCGCTGCTCGGCCGCCTGGCCGAACGCGGCGTGCTGCAGGGGTGATGATGTAATGCCTGCAACGACACGGCCACAATCGCTTATCTGTGAGGTGACTCACCGGTGCCCGCTGCACTGTCTCTACTGCTCGAACCCGATTGAGATGCAGCAGGCAGCGGCGGAGCTTCCGGCCGAGGTGTGGCGGCGTGTCTTTCAGGAGGCAGCGGCACTGGGTATCCTGCATCTGCATCTGACGGGCGGGGAGCCGCTCGCGCGCAAGGATTTGGCTGAGCTGATCCAGGCAGGCCACGATGCGGGGCTCTACGTGAATATGGTGACCTCGGGTGTGGGGTTGACCGAGGAACGGCTCGCAGGGCTGGTGCAGGCCGGGCTGGAACATCTGCAACTGAGCTTTCAGGACGCAGATGAGGCACGGGCCAACTACATCGCCGGAACGCGGGCTCACGCCTGGAAGCTGGGGCTGGTTCCGCTGATCAAGCAGCAGCGGCTTGCCTTCACGGTGAACCTGGTGGTGCACCGGCAGAACCTTGATCGGTTGGAAGAGATGATTGCTCTGGCAGAGTCGCTGGAGCCAAACCGCATCGAGATCGCACACGTGCAGTACTACGGCTGGGCGCTGAAGAACCGCAGTCTGCTGATGCCGACAGAGGAGCAGGTGCAGTACGCGCTGCCTGTGGTGGAAGCAGCGAAGACGCGTCTGCGGGGAAAGATCCATCTGGACGCTGTGCTGCCCGACTACTACGCCAATTTCCCCAAGGCATGTGTCGGCGGATGGGGACGGCAGATGATCCTCATCGATCCCGCAGGGCGGGCGCTTCCATGCCACTCGGCGGGTATTCTGCCGGGGTTCGCATTCGACAACGTGCGGGAGAAAAGCCTGTCGTGGATCTGGGGGCAGTCGCCTGCGTTTGAGCGGTTTCGTGGTGACGCGTGGATGTCGGAGACCTGCCGAAGCTGCGAGCGGAAAGAACGCGACTTCGGCGGATGCCGGTGCCAGGCGTTTCTGTTGACGGGCGATATGGAAGCGATCGATCCGGTGTGTACGTATAGCCCGCAGCATGGGTTGATGGAAGAGCTGCGGAAGCCGGCGGGGGATGATCTACTGCCGATTTACCGGAATAGTTGAATAGTTGAATAGTTGAATAGTTGAATGGTGAGCAGTTCCGGGCGCCAATACACTGGGTGCCCCACATACGCGTAGCTTATGTGGGCATTCGCGCTATGCGCGAACCGCTTTCTGGTTGTCATCCTGAGCGAAGCGAAGGACCTGCTTTACCCTCCACAATCGCCTAACCAGCCCCGCAAACCACCATTCAACGGCTCAACCGCGCTTAAAAATAAAACTCGGCGATCCGTTGGACGACCAACTCCTGTTCGTCCATCCGCAGTCCGGGGAAGATGGGTAGAGCCAGAACCTCATGCGCCGCCTGTTCGGAGTGTGGGAACGTACCTGCCATATAGCCAAGATGGGAGAGTGACGGCTGCAGGTGAATCGGCAGCGGGTAGTAGATCTCGGTGCCGATCTGATGGGCGGTGAGGTGTGTCCGCAGGTCGTTGCGGCGTGGGGCGCGAATGACGTACTGGTGCCAGGCGGAGTGGGCGTTGGTCAGCATCTCCGGCAGCGTGATGGCGCCGATCAGACCGGCCTGCTGGAAGAGGTGCAGGTAGTTCTCCGCGATTTGAGCGCGTTCTTCATTGCCGGCGGTGACGTACTTCAGCCGGACGTTCAGCACCGCTGCCTGGAAGCTGTCGAGGCGGGCGTTCCATCCGATCTCATCGTGGAAGTAGCGCTGGCGCATGCCGTGAGTGCGCAGGGCGCGTGCGTGGTCGGCGACGGTGTCGTCGTTCGTGGTGACCATGCCGGCATCGCCCATGGCGGCGAGGTTTTTGGTGGGGTAGAAGCTGAAGGCCGCGGAGGCGCCGAGCGACCCGGCCGGGATCTGCTTCCAGCGTGCTCCCCAGGCCTGGGCGGCGTCTTCGATGAGCAGCAGTTTGTGGCGGTCTGCGATCTGCTGGAAGTGGTCCCAGTCGACGGGCTGGCCGTAGAGGTGGACCGGGAGAATGGCTTTGGTGCGCGGGGTAATTACGGCTTCGGCAGCGGCGGGAGACAGGTTGAAGGTGACCGGGTCGATATCGGCGAAGACCGGGATAGCGCCCGCGCGCAGGATGGCCGAGGTAGAGGCGAAGAAGCTGAACGGGGTGGTGATGACCTCGTCACCCGGACCTACGCCGGCGGCTGCCAGGGCGAGCCAGAGGGCGTCTGTGCCGGAAGCGCAGCCGATGGCGTGCTTGACCTGCAGAGCGGCAGCGGCTGCTGCTTCAAATTGTTCGACTTCGGGCCCAAGGATGAACTTCTGGGAGTCGGCGACCAGTTCCAGGGCGGCGAGAATCTCTTCGCGGCGGAGCTGGTATTCACGAGAAAAATCGAGCAAAGGAACGGCGTTCGGCACGAGGTTGATCTTAAGCTCCCTGAAGAATGAAAGAAAGTGAGGCGCAGATGAAAGAAAGTCAGGGGGAGTGCGAAGAAACAGCAAATTTTGAGCAGCCTAAGGGCATCCCTGTGCGTCTATTAGGGCAGCAAGTGTTGAAAATTCGGCACAATGCTCGTATTGTGAACTCGCTCAGGACTTTTGAGTCTGGACGCCGCTGCAGTTTCCCTCACATAACCCGGGGGAAGCGGTGCAGCTTCACTGTTTCCAGCAACGCATTTTGAACCAGAAAATCTAAAAGGAGATCGGCCTTTATGGATTCGAAGCCGGCGCAGAACATTCAGGACACTTTTCTCAACACTGTCCGCAAAGACAAGAGCCCCATCACGATCTACCTCGTAAGTGGCGTGAAGCTGACGGGCCGTATCCGCTCCTTCGACAAGTATTCCGTGTTGCTCGAGAACAACAGCCAGGAGCAGTTGATCTTCAAGCACGCTATCTCCACCGTGGTCAGTGGGCGGTCCGCTACGGGTCACGGCGAACGGCCGCATGGATCCGCCATGTCGCATGGCGCTCCTTCGTCGGCCGCTGTCGCCGCGCATGAGCCCGCAGGTGCCTAGCATTGGCAGGCATACAGAAGCCGCGGCTTCTCATAGAGAGGCTGCGGCAGGCTGACGAACTTCGCGAACGCAGTCTGAGCACACACGCGGAGCGAGCTGTTCTGGTCGCGGTGGAGTTTACCGGCGAGCGGCGGCAGGTTCCGTACGTGGCTGCGCGGGCGCGCGCCTCTGCAGCTATTGATGCTGCAGCGACCGGCGTTCCCGTAGAACCTGCCGTGCCTGTGGCTGACCTCGACTTTGAGGCCGCGCTCGAGGAGTTCCGTGAGCTGGCGCGTTCGGCCGGAGCGGAGATCGCCTCGGTCATGATCCAGCGGCGGCAGAAGCCCGACCCTGCGTTGCTGGTGGGTCAGGGCAAGGCGGAAGAGATTGTCGCCATGGCCGAGAGCACGGGCGCCGAGCTGGTGCTGTTTGACCACGACCTCTCTCCCTCGCAGCTTCGCAATCTTGAAAAGCTGTTGCCGTGCCGCGTGATCGACCGCACGCAGCTTATCCTCGACATCTTTGCGCGTCATGCGCGGACCCGTGAGGGCCAGTTGCAGGTAGAGCTGGCGCAGCTTGAGTATCAGCTGCCACGGTTGGCCGGACGAGGCAAGGCGATGAGCCAGCTTGGCGGCGGCATCGGAACCCGTGGCCCCGGTGAAACCAAACTCGAAACCGACCGTCGGCGCATCCGTGTCCGCATCGACCATGTAAAAGGACAACTCGAACAGGTGCGGCGCATCCGCCGCCAGCAGCGGCAGCGGCGTGAAGGTGTTCCCGTGCCGGTGGTGGCGCTGGTGGGCTATACGAATGCGGGGAAGAGCACGTTGTTCAATGCGCTGACAGAGGCGGGCGTGCTGGAGTCGAGCCGCATGTTCGCAACGCTCGACCCGAAGCTGCGTCAGCTTGCGCTGCCTTCACGGCGCAAGGTGTTGCTCAGCGATACGGTCGGTTTTATCCGCAATCTGCCGCACACGCTGGTCACCAGCTTCCGCGCCACGCTGGAAGAAGTGGAGCGCGCAGAGATTCTGCTGCACGTGCGCGATGCTTCGTCGCCGATGCTGGATGAGCAGAAGACGCAGGTGGAGAAGGTGCTGGGGGAGCTCGATGCCGGGCGCAAGCCGGTGATTGAGGTGATGAACAAGGCCGATCTGTTAGATGAGGCGCAGCGGAATGACCTCTGGCATCACGCGGGTAAAGGCGATCTGGTCACGGTGAGCGCGAAGACGGGCGAGGGCCTGGAGCGGTTGATCACGCTGATCGATGAACGCATCGGCGGCGAAGGCGCGGCTGATCCTACGGAGACGGCCGAGTTCCGCATCCCCCAGAAGCAGGGCGCGGCGCTGGCGGCGATTGAGGCTGGGGCGTTTATTGAGAAGAAGCGGTTCGAGGGGAATCTGGTTTATCTGAGGGCACGGGGCCCGGCGAGTCTGCTGGGGCGGTATCGGCGGTTTCAGTTGGAGCCGGCGTCGTAGGACGGCAGAAAATGTAGTTTTGTTTGTCATCCTGAGCGAATGCGAAGGACCCGCTTTACGCGACGCCGCCCTCAACCGATGGGTTGAGAAGCAGATTTCTCCGCTTCGCTACGAAATGACAAAGAAGATGTGGCGCGGGATGGAGTGCTTCGGCATGGATAAGATTGCCCTCATAGAAGCCGCTGATGCATTTGTACGGGAAGCACTACGGCTCGAACTTCGCTCAGATACCCATCTTCTCCCAAAAATAGGTGCCATGTTGAGCGTTTAAATGACCAGGCCGCCTCAAAGAGGGGGAGCGGAGAGTGTCCCCGGCGAGGCGGCCTGATTGACCCTGAATTGGGTCCAGGTGGTGACTTAAAGGGTACTCCGGTTCTCTATTGCGTCAAGTACTTTTCGGGGATATTTCAGGGATGTCAAATTGTGCGAATAGCGACTTGCTAGTTCTTTTATCGCACGAATGCACATTGACATGCCCCAAAATGCCTTGTTACAAATAAGATGTCGAAGGGAAGAAAAGAAAGCCTCTTTCGCTGCCCTGAAGATCCGTTCCCGCGGTTACGGCAGCTTTCCAGACAAGCCATTTCATGAATGAGATCCTAGCTACACTTAGCGAACTTGTGCTCGGCTCCGTGCCGACGATTGTGTTGTTTACGCTCGTGGTGATCGCCTATAGCGTACTGGTGCGCCGTCCTCTGGAGAAGACGCTGTCCGAGCGCCGCGCGCGTACTTCCGGCGCCATGGAGCAGGCTAAGTCGGCTGTAGCCTCCGCTGAAAGCAAGACGTCGGAGTATGAAGAGCGGTTGCGCATTGCGCGTGCCGAGATCTTCGAAGCCCGTCAGAAGCGTGTGCAGCAGTTCAACGCCGAGCGTGAGGCCATTCTGGCCGAAGCGCGCGAGCAGGCGCAGACGCGTGTCACCGCAGCCCGCCAACAGGTAGAGCAGAGCCTCACTGAGGCGAAGAAGCAGATTGAGGTGGCCAGCGAGCAGCTTTCGGCTCAGGTCCTGAAGGCCATTTTGCCA
This genomic window from Terriglobus albidus contains:
- a CDS encoding carboxymuconolactone decarboxylase family protein yields the protein MALDDLIGSLPAYAKDLKLNFSSLVRQNTELSPQQLWGTVVSTAIATRNPELTAATIEEAAKVLTPVALDAAKAAAAIMGMNNIYYRFHHLTDNEKYATLPARLRMNVLRTHNVDHVDFELWCLAVSAVNACGKCVSSHENVVRQKGMTEEVVNAAIRVTSVIHAIGVVLDGEKASPTPAA
- a CDS encoding M20/M25/M40 family metallo-hydrolase — encoded protein: MHDAASTRSPLSQELGLVRAFAYNPAMFKRSCMTFGAAALLTLTTCLLDAQSPQSVLEQQVRADMNFLASDALQGRGSATRDEHIAAQYAAAVFQEIGLQPGNNGSYLQKAPVELPERAKQRIEQRYAPADRFETWNAVAILPGTDPKLKSEVILLTAHLDHLGVAKQPVNGDAIYNGADDDASGTTAVLNLARYLAHAKPPKRTVVFALFGAEEFGGLGSQAFLAHPPIPLTSIVANLEFEMIGRSDSAVPEGTLWLTGFERSTLGPELAKHGAHLVQDPHPKENFFMRSDNYGLALEGIIAHTVSSYGLHTDYHQVTDEITTIDFKHMTTAIASMEAPVEWLIDTNWKPTWNPGGKPEKKP
- a CDS encoding lactonase family protein, producing the protein MRLRRALRFFVVLPIVLLAGCGDFFPPINGGGSSSGSDIVYVANASSTSVTAYAMSTGALVAVSGSPYTLSFTPTAIAVTPANTFVYVAGSGVVYVYSIGTGGVLTAANNGAAVANGNVVSMDISPDGKWLFTLDADGTTIEEYSINTSTGILTAASGALYTFGAGTTPVPKAIKVAPNGNYVIVALGTAGEIVYGFNTSTGAMSESQRLSAPGSTSDNAIAMDKNTAYLFIARSGNSAGLGVYTIGTGGALTIVSGSPFATSGQSTSVVVDNTATYVYVGNQGDGTISGFTIGTGGALTALSGSPYSAGKTMTALAADSTGKYILAAANGGSPDLGMYAFDSSTAGRIYTVSSTTTAYGPVAVAVTH
- a CDS encoding SH3 domain-containing protein; its protein translation is MIFPSFQRRLFALAAAFALLSGCSRLRPKPKDEYVYVTAKGTYLRDRLAAVSNRTGNVDNGQKLKILERQRHYFRVVTDKGETGWINERAVVTQDIVDQFEALKKEYARQPAVASGVVRDDVYLHLKPGRDTDRFYRLNEGEKLGLIARATLPKPVPGGVPQQQAKEGEPPAPPPMEDWWMVRSGDRSGWLLSRMMDVDVPDSVARYAEGQRIVGNYVLTKVEDDEVEGTDKMVPIFVTLMNSWKAGLPYDFDQVRVFTWNRAKHRYETAFRDRNIQGFLPVEVKTDPGQPNAPRSSASTLPAPSFIYRVLAADNGPVIPDPVTGISKPSKLVQKTYRLEGNITRRVLRPGETPQAEAKASEDVATKAAAKKPAKKRK
- the pqqA gene encoding pyrroloquinoline quinone precursor peptide PqqA, with translation MKTWTRPDFKEVSLGCEINSYSPAEI
- the pqqB gene encoding pyrroloquinoline quinone biosynthesis protein PqqB; this encodes MLGTAAGGGFPQWNCACALCDLSRRDPVRCTPRLQLQAVVRSHGRNVLLNAGPDLRVQIEATPTLQPKPENGRRNTPIGGIVLTSADLDQVLGLLLMREFQPLRVYATPLVRRVLEANSFFRMLERVPQQLTWITMLPDEPFELLPGVTCTAIPMSDDLPYYAKSFAAGAEPGQAVVGLVLASEGKKVVYTPAVGHISEALYSKYAAADAIATDGTFWSDDELQQAQPGTPLAREIGHIPMSGEDGMMARLAELRGPRKVFVHLNNTNPILDRQSDERKAVLAGGWEIAEDGWEL
- the pqqC gene encoding pyrroloquinoline-quinone synthase PqqC; its protein translation is MGAVTMLTADELRARLQAVGEAKYHHRHPFHERMHRGELTRGQLQAWALNRYYYQSRIPIKDALVLAKSDDPAFRRAWRKRIVDHDGDESGYGGVEKWIQLAEAAGVPREDTIAYKGVLPAVIFSVDAYLSLVRDSSLLVAVASSLTELFSRQLISLRMDRMKLHYPYLEPGLAYFVGRLTQAPEDAAFALDYVTKHARNREEQEQVIRALERKCEILWAQLDAIEHAYVVPGLPPPGCFLPKGEA
- a CDS encoding PqqD family peptide modification chaperone; protein product: MSSDSMSPDSMSPDSMTPDSIPQMTPGYRLHPTQDVVLIPEGVLELSGPSRDILLEVDGRRTVREIVHNLAAKYEGADENEMLDDVVALLGRLAERGVLQG
- the pqqE gene encoding pyrroloquinoline quinone biosynthesis protein PqqE, with protein sequence MPATTRPQSLICEVTHRCPLHCLYCSNPIEMQQAAAELPAEVWRRVFQEAAALGILHLHLTGGEPLARKDLAELIQAGHDAGLYVNMVTSGVGLTEERLAGLVQAGLEHLQLSFQDADEARANYIAGTRAHAWKLGLVPLIKQQRLAFTVNLVVHRQNLDRLEEMIALAESLEPNRIEIAHVQYYGWALKNRSLLMPTEEQVQYALPVVEAAKTRLRGKIHLDAVLPDYYANFPKACVGGWGRQMILIDPAGRALPCHSAGILPGFAFDNVREKSLSWIWGQSPAFERFRGDAWMSETCRSCERKERDFGGCRCQAFLLTGDMEAIDPVCTYSPQHGLMEELRKPAGDDLLPIYRNS
- a CDS encoding DegT/DnrJ/EryC1/StrS family aminotransferase, yielding MPNAVPLLDFSREYQLRREEILAALELVADSQKFILGPEVEQFEAAAAAALQVKHAIGCASGTDALWLALAAAGVGPGDEVITTPFSFFASTSAILRAGAIPVFADIDPVTFNLSPAAAEAVITPRTKAILPVHLYGQPVDWDHFQQIADRHKLLLIEDAAQAWGARWKQIPAGSLGASAAFSFYPTKNLAAMGDAGMVTTNDDTVADHARALRTHGMRQRYFHDEIGWNARLDSFQAAVLNVRLKYVTAGNEERAQIAENYLHLFQQAGLIGAITLPEMLTNAHSAWHQYVIRAPRRNDLRTHLTAHQIGTEIYYPLPIHLQPSLSHLGYMAGTFPHSEQAAHEVLALPIFPGLRMDEQELVVQRIAEFYF
- the hfq gene encoding RNA chaperone Hfq codes for the protein MDSKPAQNIQDTFLNTVRKDKSPITIYLVSGVKLTGRIRSFDKYSVLLENNSQEQLIFKHAISTVVSGRSATGHGERPHGSAMSHGAPSSAAVAAHEPAGA